From Quercus lobata isolate SW786 chromosome 11, ValleyOak3.0 Primary Assembly, whole genome shotgun sequence:
ggcgtaacctcgttggagcaagaagcttggagggcttaggtgcactgggtagattaggcttggagggtctattgctgtccttgtatcccaactatattttctagtggattgattaccgcttggagggcggcggagaggttttacgccgagggcttcggtttcctcttcgataacacatcgcgtgttgtctttgtgtttgcatcttccttcctctctatctttgcctttttatttatctgctgtggatattaatctgttatggcttagatagtatttaatcaatttcgtttgatagcatacgttaagtttccgcacactagttgtttgacatattgcttgaattgattaagttgttatttgggggtttaaacgttcaaaggtatttttgtacacgtttttgaactttcaattggtatcagagcgggtacacttgttgtggtttaaatacctaagtgtgatccttgaccccttgtgtttatttgccatggattgtgctttgtatgcctctttgcatgatttggttggtgatgaatgtaacatgccataTGTTTGtcaaaatgcctctatgagtgttaatcctcataagtgtgatgacatgttatttgaatccatgggtgttgttgacaaactcttgaagaaaaatgctaagaagtttcaaaagaatttgagcaagttattttgtgaaaaggatgatttgattgttaagctcaatgaatccaacaaattggttgagaaatataaaaaacttgctgaaatttctcttgaaaagctgaaagagtttgaatgtttgaatatggacttggatgctaaacttgttttgtctaacaaacttgttgatgatcttaaatgtgaaaatgaatctcttaagatgcatgccaagtgtttgattgctgaacccattgataaaatggatgataatatgtgttgcaatcatgttgtggtacccgatctTGTGCCTAATGTGTATTCTACCtctaaggacaaatcggtgtacgttcctccacacaaaagaaatcaaaatgtgGAGAGGAAGACTGTTAAGTCACAGCCTCtatttaggtctcaacctaaggctttggatggatctaagtttgatcctacttgccaccattgtggtgtgattggtcatataagacctcaatgttataagttgaagagggaacaaaaccatgttgctagatcccttcccaaaaagcctagtagacctaaacacattgtgtgtcaccattgtggtgcctttggtcatctaagaccccattgctctaagtttcaagctcttaagagaattaaaagaaaagaaaaacttgagctttttggaagttgtgctaaaaagagtaaactggttttgagtgaaaatagcatgttgttaaagaaaatgtttaatgctcttaactccttgactatgtgcatctccggttctcattcttccaaccctcgtctcacttctcttgagacactcattccaaacaatcgttccgtttggatgacgaagggttcctatggttgagcctttactcttttggtccttaatctaattctttcgatctttgtaggacccttcatgcattaattGTCAtaacttcatgcattttgtgcatcttgcatctatttatatgcattgttttgtttttgatcttacttttatatttcagttttgtgtgagtaaaaaatccaaaaccacataaaaagtgaaaaattcaaaaagtttgatcgtatatgtttgagcacatatcacatgtgagtttggccttgtacctttgtacaaatggctttgtgcatttacgagcttagcttgttatttttgcacttatatctttgtgggaaaaatcttgacatctttgtgtgattgttgtaaatcgatcttcaaacttgtcatgaatgattagtcaatagtcatgttggttttgatacatgcgtagacttgtgcttatatctcttcccactcttttatttttattgcttaaagagctcaataaatgtaaatctcaaaatgaaaagagataatgagctgcaaaagtcgtcgcacatactagtattcgactaggaaaaagggaaagcgacttaaatgaaattgtatgatgcccaaaaagccaaaggcttgttcatcaaattgaaatatcacaaatttcaggcatcgatctcaaaatgagatgctttgattcaaaatgatcaaatgttatgaattgtaaagaagccaaatgaaaagcttcatcatatgtaatcattttcttgtgggaggtcatatatgttcatttctataattgagatagaccactagACTTAgcactagttgtgtatgacttgattgaattgatcattgaaacttcactctagactgaggactattccacatttgatacacacacataacacacttgcctaatgttcaatgaatgtcttattcatttgttagattgtacttgtctaaatgtgatgtgtgtgtgctcaatcttatatggattaatccaaaaatatttttgatcattttatatgtttttggaagtgatttttatcattttttgtgtttatgtttagtgcttactttgtttttcaatgtttaaacatgttctgttttgaaaaacaagtatcAGAATTTTTGGCcactcattttggctacttgcgcgagctgccagcaagctgccagttttggctactcggtttggcggcttgcaagccgcgagtctaAGCCGCGAGTTCAGACAGAGAGGTTTCGCGGCTCACTCGCGACTTGTctcgcgactcgccagtcgcgagtcgcccaaaatcagctttttaaagagctttttcgtgggaaacttgttttaaacctctctcatcctctctaaaacccctctttcaatatttttacatcaaaacccaaccaatttgaatggttttttcaatccattaacatctctaaggtaattataaactattttcattgattttgattcttagattatgttttggagagttttgtactcttggttgggattttcatcataggggttgggaaaacttattttttgtcaattttcttcatgggattggtttcttttgttgatatgcattggatgttggcccttTGAGGCAGAAAgtacatgtattaagggtggatttcatgatgttcatgcattgtttcacatttttgttcatagtgtgcatgctaggtgtttgataaaatgcctcttagacattttctcgcttgtttggactccgatgagtaccaaactttgaggtttctcatgtttcctcattaggaacatgtttggttcattggttgtgtattcaacacaccttgccccacttgtgcatttttcatgcattggtcatgcattgcacttagccacctcttgcacacacctttgctacccttgtcatgcattggtctataccttgcttcttcatcctagcatgtcatgtctgTCTTATgttttgtagcattttactttgtcatgggtttgagcttcattttctcattcatcttgcacccctcatgcatcattagcattgttcgtacctttatctcttgccctcgtttcttcttgaccctttgtctattcctgacaaaaagggggagagtatactctagagaatgtttcggagtattttgtcatttctatatgactcttgtgcacatccttagggggagaaattttatttctcatgcacatttgtagggggagagatattccataggagAGATGCATATATCAAGGgtgagaagacattgtgttaactagaaaaccttgttctgtttgttttcttgttggctttatggtgccttgagttatgctttgttgttctcattgcatcatgtttgtgctttggacatgcatatatccctatgctattatgcttcattgtatgcatgttcagatgatcatttgctttgctatgtgatcattgtagtcatttgtATATGACTGTCttggtgtttgatcaagtttctCATATGATTCAcaacatgtttacttgatcgctttttacttgttacattatatttgtccttgtattacttgctttaccttgagggtctaatgtgttttgtgcaagtgtttcaggttacaagtatatatgttccaagtgcatcacagcttctcatcattttgaaggggagaaattttaagcacttttagtttatattgtttaagtttttactcaatataatgtgttttgtacccatgtgcttttgtaagcttttagggtttatgttttatgcataatttgtaggctttatggtatgtaccttgcttaatgcagcctttatgctatgttgaaatcagtactttaatctaaatggtatgcattttggtttatgtactgtcactcttgtgcccttgtaggattgttcctagatgcatatgacttgtgtgatatgcattggttgagtgttgagcatacaagtgtcttgccttgtgcttgttaacttgtatgtccttgtgttcattccaagtgtgaatgagcattgtgatcactaccttgtggtgttcacttggttgatcaagccattgtttgtttcataactccgtctttgcttgatcacttattgcctgtttcatatgcattttataattctctgcttacaatgatcatggtgtattgttgtgtttcaggagtattatgttcatatgattcaagtgcttcacagcttctagagttaggcgtgagtgagttttgttcaactgttcccaactcacatgttaagtctagagtctgttttagggttttgtcacggaatagccaaatggggaaattgtaaggttgaatttattcaaccatcttattggctttattccgtgccaaatttgcttgtaattcagcatttagtaaccctgtatttaggtggctttgatgtaagggtagtgagtgagaagaaggtgaagtttgctcaagagtgtgcaagaaacagagtgtcgcggctgggtcttcgtgggtgactcgcggcttcaagccgcagAACAACCTCACGTGCAAGGcaatgctggaaggtgaacagtctgctaagctggagcactacaggaacCAAAACAGGACCACTGGCAatatacggttatctcgcgacttggattcgcgacttagtcaagccgcgggtcaagccgcgagccacacCTGTTTATGTAGAATTCTGactttcacattcctctccactgccagtataaataccctatTACCCCGATTGAAAGAGgcttcagagagaattttgagagagaaaccctaaagaaaaaactagatgattcacacacaatctataccttaagagactcttcaaattcctcaactctctcatctccattgttatatccttgagaggcattaatACCAAAcaaggttctcaccatcatcatctttgtgagactgctgtttggattctgggaagcagttaggaaggaccAATCTtccattggttgatgctacggtctagtagcgaaatccaggaagctagaaaaaaaaaaggttcggcgtaacctcgttggagcaagaagcttggagggcttaggtgcactgggtagattaggcttggagggtctattgctgtccttgtatcctaactatattttctagtggattgattaccgcttggagggcggcggagaggtttttcgccgagggcttcggtttcctcttcgataacacatcgcgtgttgtctttgtgtttgcatcttccttcctctctatctttgcctttttatttatctgctgtggatattaatctgttatggcttagatagtatttaatcaatttcgtttgatagcatacgttaagtttccgcacactagttgtttgacatattgcttgaattgattaagttgttatttgggggtctaaacgttcaaaggtgtttttgtacacgtttttgaactttcagttttCATGTTTAGGTTCCAAGTGTAACCGTTTTAGACAAAGTTTCAATCTTTGTTCTCAAATCTTACATCTTTACCTtaaactttccttttttttaggtTGTCATGTATGAGGTTTACTTTTTAATAAGTCCAGCATCATATTCTTTAAAGTTATATCCTTTTTCCTTGGTCATTCTAGGATTAGAACTTCTATTGTCTTGATGATGCTTGTGTCTTGATGATGTTACTTTGATGATTTATGATATGCCTTcgtcattttattttgtttggtctTGCTTATATATATTCCCAATTGTTGGACATACATGGGATTTACACCTTAACTAGACTCTCTAGTTAAGGATGTAAACTCTTAGCCCCATATTAAAACGGCTAAAGGAAAAGGCATACAAAAGAATAATGGAGTTTTTATAAAGCTTGTTTAAACTTGGGGTTTCCACCAATGAACTTTCTTgagcttttcaaaataaaaacacataggACCTTTTTAATTCTTCACTTTTTGGAAACTTTTTAAGGTGTAAACCCATGGAAttaatcttttccttttttagggATTCTTTCTAATTTAGAAAGTCATAGGACTTTTATTATTTCCCTTCTAggagatttttcaaaaaataaaaaatatttaaaaaaaaaaactatgggattttaatcttttcttttaatgattttctcccaaaaaaaaaaaaaaaattcaaaggttttttttttttgtgtaaagctcataggattttttgttttttgtttttgtttttttttttttttttgtgtgtgtgtgtagattGAAAGCTCATAGGAATTTTACTTTGAGAGTTTTAAAATGTGATGCTTTGCCCATGGCTTAACTCCATTAAGTCCATGTTCACCCTAAAAGCCAAAcataacaccccccccccctttaaCTAAAGTCTTACTTTGTTGATTTTTGCATGAAATTAAATGTGAGACCTAGAATGTTTTCGTTTAAATTTAAACACGTAAGGCATATTccttatatttgtttaaattattcATGCTATATATGTCATTCACATGCCATTATAATTTAGATTGCACATGTCATCTTAGGATAGATTGCATGTCACTTCATGTCATCCTAGGATattttatatgtctttcttctACATTCCTTTTAACATGTCATCTTAAGGTATATTGTCTTCTTTAGATGTCATCTTAAAATAGATTACATGTCATTTCTATATATGTCATACTAGGAAAGATTACATGTCATCCTATAATAGGTTTTTTCTTTGCATTATCTCACATGTACATGTATATCATGCTTTCCTTTTTaaaccaaatgccaaatatattagttattacttaaaatagtgaaatttaagattaaattgAAACAATGTACTATCCTTTTGGATAAGTGTTGTGGGGGTGCCTAATATTTTCCCGCACGTAATTGGACTTCCAAATCTTTTACTTTTGGTTCAAGACGTTTTATTTTCTAGTTTAGCTTAGAAGCCCTAGGGCTTTCCCAGTTAAatttaggaaataaaattaattagacTTAGGTGATCGATTGCACCTTAAAATCCTAATGGCTaccaagcatttttttttaacttcaccAAAGATCTCTTAAATAGATCCTTTAGAGGAGCTAGTATACCCACTCCAAGGGTCATACCAAATCCGAATGCAATGACCCACCCCTGCAGCATACACTacttgttcaaaaaaaaatctctgcACCTGCCCTAATATTCTTCCATAGTTCCATATCCCACACCCACGAGTCCCTCTTACATGTCTAAAGCACCAGTCCCCTCTTGCCATACCATATTTGATTGCTATAACCTAACGTCATAACTTGTTACTTTTTTTCATGAAGTGCCATAACCATTTTCCAAGCAAGGCTTCGTTAAACTACCTAATCTTTCAGCCCCTACCTACCTCCACCGGCAAACAAATCTTATTCCAAGGACTAAAGGATatttaaaaacttgaattctTATGAAATTGGGAAAATTTCGCTAAACGTCCGCAAACAAATATTTGCAATATATTAATGTGCATAGGTGACTTAATAACATGATAAAAGTCATGCAAACTACGAGTAATTATTATGGCAAGCAATAATAGAAAAAGGGTTCACAACTTAAGTAGGTTACTAATCAAACAAGcttttacatttggtgagctatGTACCTATGAAACCTACACATTGTGAAAGGGTCACTTTATAAAACCGTCTCCTAAAataatttagagagagagagagagagagagagtgagtgagacTTGAAAAACCTATAaccttatatattttttattcatttcttaCGAAATTATACACACTGTAATTCAACAGAGTATGTTGCACTTGCACATATAGCATCCACAAATATTACATTTCCTTTTGGCTAAGTCCACAAATATTACTTTACATGATTAAGTTGTAGAAAATTAATGAAGGAGATCctaacacaaaataataaatagacatttattttttgtagagGGACAAACCATTTGTCCCACAAAAACTATATTATGATATATTTTACATCTTTCAAGTAGTATATAACTATATTTCTTTCATATGTGAAAGTTGTATATATATTGGAGATTGGTGGGGCACTTCAATTTGCAATCCTTTGTTTATGCATTCAAGTTTTGTGCAAATAGAACTTGCCTCCGATATTCCCCAAGAGCCCATATGGGAAAAATGTTTCTATAAGAAGAGTAATTTAGTGTACAGTTCCTCATAAATACTCCAGTGATTTCCTGTTGCCAATAACAATTGGTTATACTATgcttcaaaaaatattatggtATGTAGAAGTTATTTTGACAAAAGAAATGAAAGCCTTATCTAAATTCCTTGGATTTTGAATAAACATGAATTACCTGTTGAGGGAAGTCACCATCTTCCATTTGTGCATTGATCAGCACTCTGACTCCACGATGAATTGGTGTTGGATCTATCTCGGCCTAAGTTTATAAAAACATTTAGAAACAGTATATGGGATCCATTTGCACTTCCAAAGAAATCACTAAAGGCTCACCTTCTAAATTTTGCTATCATCTAATACTCAGGTTTTAAagtttcataaatttatttgtttagatcttaatttttgttttcatatgtATCATATCCTAGATTAAGTGAATTGGATTTGATAAGTGTATGTTTATTAGGCCGAACTGAGCTATATAAGTGATTACGAGGAACCCCCATAGTAACCTAACTAGTACTTTTGGGGCATAACTGAATATGTGATTGATATCATGACCAATGGTAGATTACTTATTGATATCTTGGATTACTCATTTTCATGACACTTACCCAACTAATTGCCAACTCTAACTATTGCTAAAACCTAAATCAGTCATGTTAATGTACaacttattaaataatttaggaGAAAATGATGGACAAACCTGCCCAGCATCAATAAGTGATAACAGCGCCCATGCGGTTTGGACCAAATTTGCACGGTTGCCTTCTATATTTGTCCACACCTGTTGCACAAAGAAACTTATTTCAGTTCTCTATTTCcattctccccccccccccccccacccccccatctttctttccttcttttctgtTGTAAAAAATAAGTACACatttaaatcaaaacaaatttccaTACCTTGTTTTGGCTTGATAGGTAACTCTCTCCCCATCCACCATTAGGTAGCTGCTTTGATAGCAAAAATTCACAAGTTTTGCGCAATGCAGGACAATTTCTATAGTTTCTTCCACAAGCTGCCAATCCTCCTACAGCAAACCATGTACCATAGGTGTAGCAAATCGCCCAATGACCATACCTACATAAGTATTAATCTTGTGTAAGTATTGATGGTTTCTCCTTTTAACATCAagcaaaaggaaagagaagaaaaaagtaaaatttggtGCAGTCTCTTAATGATATTATCATAGTTGGctacttttattttctttgtctAAATGTCAAAAGAAAACTGTGTGGCAATAGAGCAGTACTTCATGGTGTGAATCAAGAATATAAGCGTGTGcaacaaaaaaacatattacCATGATCCATCAGGTTCTTGTACGTTTTCAATGTATTGAATTGCATTGGAAATGCTACTGTCTATCTCTGTTCTTCGGTGCTTGGGATAGAATTTCCTAAAGAGTGCCAAGGCTTGAACCACTGACGAAGTACATTCTACATACCTATAATGTGGTTCAATTTTAATGTTAGGAAGATAACATGACCAATAGCATGACAACTATTCTTGTGCTGGAAGATAACTTACTCTCTCTCAATAAGAGTATCTTCAAAGAACTCTGTGGGGTTGAATTTCTGCAAAAATAAGATACAAAAATATGGGAATGAGTGGTAAGTTTAAAACAATGGTTTTTTTGCAATAAATGTGTACAAACCTATCTTACAAGGAAAAGTTGAGATATTGAAACAAGTTAGGAAGAAACTAGTAGGTTTATTGGAGAAGTTACCTCCAACCAACGATAAGCTCTTTGAGGCTCCCATGCTGGGAAACCACCATTGCTACTCTGTATTGGTATTAAAAGAAAGTCAATTATTGAAGTGATGCATTTCAGAATCATTTAACCTAATAAAGTTAAATAAGTGAAGTGGATAATATAACACACAATTTGTActtaatgtaaattttttccactaaaaaaaaagaatttggcAATGTTGAATTCTTACTTGTAGAGAAAGAATGACATTCACAGCATCATAGAACCTGTCTGTCTCCATTTTTTCGCCAACAAGGTCTTGAGGCATTTGTGAGAACAAAAGTGCAACCTGAAAAATAGAAGGTTttaccaaaattcaaaatttttcctttgaaaTGAACCATGAGAATGTTAGTATAAATCATAAATGTATTAGAGTTGGCATTACCTTTAGCCCTTCTGCTGTGCAGTCCGAGACTTGCCAACCGTGGTCCTGCATTGAGAAAGTCCATGCTCCTTTGCTAATGTGTCGGTACATAGCTTTGAAGTCACCAGAAGGGTTTTCCCGGACCTAGAAAATAACATGATTAAGTTAAGCATTATCTTTCATATAATCACGTAAGCagtatttgatatatattttgacCTGTGAAGCCTTGACAAACTCATGTGATTTCCTTAGTGTTGACCCATACTCTTCATTTAGATTACAAGAGAGAATTGCTTGAATAGCAAAACCCGCATCCCACATCTGACAGCCAAAACTCTACATCACATAAATCAAGCATCATAAGTAAATGCTTTTAAGTATATGTGATTGCATTAACATACTCACAAGCTTATGGATGTGCTAATTAtgcttttttgctttttctagAAAAGTCAAGTAACCGAAAGATGCAAGGGAATGGTCATATTACCTGAACTTTTAAGCCATCTTCAGCAACCCAATAGTTGTCTGGAAGTCTGGCTAGATGAAGCTTGTATGCCTCTGAATTTGGATCTTCAACCCAACGGGCAAGCAAACATAAAAGCTGTAATACAAGTAACCTTAACAAGTTTAGTTCAATGATGGCATACCAAAtactttgattttatatttctttcatTCAAATTGAACTGCAACACAAGTATTGACCTTTTCTACACTTCCAATGCACAAGTATCTGGTGTTCTCATCCTCATAACATACATGACCAATTGCAGCTTTTATTGCCTTCTTTCTCAACATTGAAAAGGGCCAACTTGTTAGGATAGGCTCAGCTACATGGTGAAGAAAATCCCATAGCATATCTTGCATGAGGGGATGCGGATAGTAGAGATCCTCCTAAAATAGCAAATTGTGTAAGTAGGCATCAACTTTGTGAAAATTGTTAATAAGCAGGATATGATATTGATATTTCTAACATGGACAAGAAATGCAAAAAGACTTCAAATAACCTTAGCAATTGTATTCCTAGCTTTGCTCCAGTTAATTTGATGGTAAGGCTCATTGTATAACTCTTGTCTTATTGATTGAATCAAGCCGGTGATTGGACCGACAAATCTCTTCCCATATAAATAAGACATTGGCATGTAAACCAAGCGACAGTAGCATAACATTTTGCCTGTATTTTGTATAATGAAGGTCGTGATGATCAGATACATGTACTATGCTAACTGCTACATAAAATTTTTGAGTGATATGCAACTAAAAAGTGTTCTTTTCAAGAAAAAGATGTGAGTTACAAAAACCTGGATGCATAGGGAAGAAATTAGGAAGAATCCAGAATTCTGGGGGCAATGGATTGCAGCCTGACCACTCATATACTCCTAGTACCTATACAAAAGATGAGGCCTTTCAAGtttacttacaaaaataaataacatctgattgacaCGAAATTTGACAAtatatgttaagaatataaataacatataatcaaatagtgaaattttaaataaattaattgaataaaaagttattaagtaATGTAACATTAATCAAAGCAACATTGGCTAATGGGTTCAATTGGTCATACCGTGACCCAAAACTTTCCCCATGATGGAATTGCTACTAAACTACCATGGTCAAGGATCCATTTCCGTCCTCTAGCCATAGCCATGTCTTCACCATCTTCAGGTCCCTCTCCAAGTAGCCTTAAGGCAAtgtagctcaaagttgtgccaAACATTGTACTGTGACCTTCAATATGGAAGCCCCAACCTCCGTCTTCATTCTGtccaacaaacaaacaaacatatatagtttaaaattatgcaaaattttcaatttcttaggCTTGTTGGCTTGCTGAATATATACTAACACTATGTCAtgagtttataaagaaaatggaCAGAATTTTCTTCTAAATCATATTGGAGAAAAACCCCCTAATTCACTAGGTGGAACTCAAAAGACTTTAGGTGTATATTTTAAGTgtctttgtttttggtttttttttttttttttttttttttttttttggggggggtgggggtttCCTAATGAGAATGTCCATAGCCTTTTTTTGGTAACAAGATGTCCAAACTTTAGGTgtatttttattctctctcatctcaaaagattttttttttttttgttaataataatgtgacttgtttaaataatttaatgaattatataattttatataggTTTCATGATTTTCATGTAATGCGTTGGAGGACaacaattctatatatatatatatata
This genomic window contains:
- the LOC115967540 gene encoding lupeol synthase-like isoform X1 — translated: MWKLKIAEGGPDLVSLNNFIGRQHWEFDPDAGTPEERAEVEKMREQFKKNRFHKKQSADLLMRMQLRKENPCGPIPPPVQVKETEVITEEAVITTLKRALSFFSSIQAHDGHWPAESAGPLFFLQPMVMALYITGGLNAMLSPAHQKEIIRYLYNHQNEDGGWGFHIEGHSTMFGTTLSYIALRLLGEGPEDGEDMAMARGRKWILDHGSLVAIPSWGKFWVTVLGVYEWSGCNPLPPEFWILPNFFPMHPGKMLCYCRLVYMPMSYLYGKRFVGPITGLIQSIRQELYNEPYHQINWSKARNTIAKEDLYYPHPLMQDMLWDFLHHVAEPILTSWPFSMLRKKAIKAAIGHVCYEDENTRYLCIGSVEKLLCLLARWVEDPNSEAYKLHLARLPDNYWVAEDGLKVQSFGCQMWDAGFAIQAILSCNLNEEYGSTLRKSHEFVKASQVRENPSGDFKAMYRHISKGAWTFSMQDHGWQVSDCTAEGLKVALLFSQMPQDLVGEKMETDRFYDAVNVILSLQSSNGGFPAWEPQRAYRWLEKFNPTEFFEDTLIEREYVECTSSVVQALALFRKFYPKHRRTEIDSSISNAIQYIENVQEPDGSWYGHWAICYTYGTWFAVGGLAACGRNYRNCPALRKTCEFLLSKQLPNGGWGESYLSSQNKVWTNIEGNRANLVQTAWALLSLIDAGQAEIDPTPIHRGVRVLINAQMEDGDFPQQEITGVFMRNCTLNYSSYRNIFPIWALGEYRRQVLFAQNLNA
- the LOC115967540 gene encoding lupeol synthase-like isoform X2 — its product is MWKLKIAEGGPKLVSLNNFIGRQHWEFDPDAGTPEERAEVERMREEFKKNRFHKKQSADLLMRMQLRKENPCGPIPPPVQVKETEVITEEAVITTLKRALSFFSSIQAHDGHWPVESAGPLFFLPPMVMALYITGGLNAMLSPAHQKEIIRYLYNHQNEDGGWGFHIEGHSTMFGTTLSYIALRLLGEGPEDGEDMAMARGRKWILDHGSLVAIPSWGKFWVTVLGVYEWSGCNPLPPEFWILPNFFPMHPGKMLCYCRLVYMPMSYLYGKRFVGPITGLIQSIRQELYNEPYHQINWSKARNTIAKEDLYYPHPLMQDMLWDFLHHVAEPILTSWPFSMLRKKAIKAAIGHVCYEDENTRYLCIGSVEKLLCLLARWVEDPNSEAYKLHLARLPDNYWVAEDGLKVQSFGCQMWDAGFAIQAILSCNLNEEYGSTLRKSHEFVKASQVRENPSGDFKAMYRHISKGAWTFSMQDHGWQVSDCTAEGLKVALLFSQMPQDLVGEKMETDRFYDAVNVILSLQSSNGGFPAWEPQRAYRWLEKFNPTEFFEDTLIEREYVECTSSVVQALALFRKFYPKHRRTEIDSSISNAIQYIENVQEPDGSWYGHWAICYTYGTWFAVGGLAACGRNYRNCPALRKTCEFLLSKQLPNGGWGESYLSSQNKVWTNIEGNRANLVQTAWALLSLIDAGQAEIDPTPIHRGVRVLINAQMEDGDFPQQEITGVFMRNCTLNYSSYRNIFPIWALGEYRRQVLFAQNLNA